The window ACGGACGGATTTGTCTTGTCTCTCGGGGCTATATCCCTCTGAAGGGTTCGGCGGAAAAATTGCAGGTCCTTGGGGCGGATACCGCCGATCTCATCTCGACGATCGATCACAATATCCATCTGAAGCCTAGGCAGCCGCGCTTTCAACGAAAAGTGATGTATGACAACGTACCCATAGACGCGGCAAAGGAATTTCGTACGTTGGCAGCTGCCGAGGGGCAAGAATTGTTGGAGAAGCTGGATCGTTGGCTTGCACATCGTGATCGTGATACGAATCCGGCGTCACAGGGGAGCGGCCGTGTGCGTGTAGGACTCGGGATTTTTCAGTTTGAAGAACACAACTCATCTGAGTGATTCCACCTGGGGCAATCCCTCACTATGAACCCTCGCAAGGATCAGCATCTTCTTTCCGTCATCGCCTTGTTTGCGTTGCTGGCGTCGTGCAGCCCTGGTCCTCAAGCCGGCGGCGGGATCGGTGGAACGGGACAGATTGCTTCCATTGCTTCAGGCCCCATCACCGGGTTCGGCAGCATTTTTGTCTCAGGCGCTGAGTATGATACGACGCATACCTCAATGATGATCGACGGGAAGCCGGGAAGTCAGAGCGACCTTCAAAAAGGGATGATCGTACGCGTGGACGCCACGTTGACTGAACGATCCGGCACGAAGGATTTACCGCTGCGTGCGGCGAATACGTTGCTGTATGAGGATACGCTCGAAGGATTTGTCCAATCCGTGGCTGCGGATGGCTCCCATCTCGTGGTCTTGGGTCAGACCGTCACCGTCACACCAACCACCAGCGTCGATGCCAGTATCCCGGGAGGCACCGTTCTGAATCTGGTGCCTGGTCGGGATCTGGTCGAAATCAGCGGGTTCGTCATCGGTGAGGGAAGCATCAGAGGAACCTTGATCAGATTGAAAACATTCCATGCGGCACCCGCCACTCCTGATTATCAGGTCAAGGGATTCATCACACACCACAAGCCTGATCAACGCACGTTCGAGATCGGTTCGCTGACGATCGATTACAAGGGGACGTTGTTGAATGATTTGCCTGGGCAATCAAACAGCGTGTGGGATGGTCTGTTGGTCGATGTCATAGGAACACAGATGGTAGCAGCGGGTGGACAATCTTCCGGCCTTCGTCTTACTGCGATGCGTGTGCGGTTGGAAGGATTGGGCTCCATAGACAGCGAAGAGGCTGTGATAGAGGGATTTGTAACTCGGATGCTGAGTCCAGACAACTTCTTTCTCGGAAACGTGCAGGTGGTGACGAATGCCGGGACGATTTTCGAAGGGGGTACCCGCAGCGACATTCTCGTTGGAGGACATCTCGAGGTGCACGGCACTCTAGTCGGTGGGATTGTGAAGGCGACAAAGGTGGAAGTTGAGGATGCCGATCTGAAAGGCCTCGTGACGCAAGTGCTCGATCCGAGTCGATTTGTCATCGGCACGGTCCAGGTGCTGACGAGCTCCGTGACCGTCTTTACGGGAGGGAACGTCAACGATGTTGTCGTTGGGGCGCATGTGGAGGTGTATGGATCGGTGGTCGATGGTACCGTCAACGCAACGAAAGTGGAGTTTGAGCAAGAGGCGAGACCTCAGACAACAGGATCCGCAGTTCCTTCTGCCGATCACACCGTGCCGTGATCCAAGGTTGTGTTCGTCGATTCGAAGGGTCAGACAGCGCTCGATTGCAACGCATCATTGCACCTATTCGTTTTTCGGTAAGGGATCAGCAACAGAATCAGAAAACTTCTGTGTGCGAGCAGGTTTCACTTTTGTATTTCTGCATGATTGCTCTTCACTCCCGTCCTTGCCGTCCGTTCTGCACCTTACCGGCGTCTGTCGCCGGACTCAGATCTGAACCGATCTCTTGACAGGGACCTGCAGCGGTCAGACTTGATACGGTCCTGCTCATCACTCCGTCTATGCGTGAGGACGCCCCACATCGGTGTACGATATTCTGATTTCGGCGTAACGGAATAACGGCATGAGCTCAACTGCGTCCTCGCAATCAGGATTGTGATCGGCCGGAACGCGGTGAACGCAGCCGTTGGCTGCAGATCTTGCTTGTGGGAAAAGTATCCCAAGTCATCAATCGAGTCAAGCAGCACATTGGCGTGGCACCTGGATCATTATGACAGGAACGGCTGTATGTCTGTAGGTATTCCCCTACATTGCGAAATCAGGCGCCTCTTTCGGGCATCCCATCCATCCGACTATCAGGACATGCCTTGCCTAACATTCTTAAATTGGGATATATTTCCCAAATATGAAAACGGTCATTGCGGCGGCGTGGATTGGCATCGCTCTCACGACGAGTGTTGATGTCGATGTAGTCATCTTCCTGCAATGACCCTGCTGTGAACGGAAATAGGTTGTCCATCGACTCATTGATCCTCCTCATCCATTCAACTCTGTTTCTCACGTTAATAGGCCACAACCGGCATCGTTCCATGTGTGGGATGAGTACTTATGTTGGGTATGCGTGCGGCGCGGCACCACATTTGCTCCACGGTTAATCGTTGTTCGGTGTTGCTCTGATGCGACGCGGATTCTGTGTTGCCTGATGGACGTCGTGGTCTGCACATGTCGTAAAAAGCCGCAGGCTACGAACAGGGGGTGTATGCCTGAACTAGTTGTGCGGATTGAGGAAGGGACACATATGAAGATCACGAACCTATGGCGCACACTTCTGATCGCCGGCATCGTTGTCTGGCCTCTGATCGGCGACGCCACAGACCGAAAGACACCGACGGCCCCTGAAGAGTTTCTGAAGATGGCCAATCCAGTGACACCGACAGCTGAGATGCTGAAGGAGGCCGCGACGATTTATGACAGCCGGTGCAGCAAGTGCCACGGATCCGGTGGGAATGGAAAAGGATCCGCCACCAAAGATTTGGACGTTAAACCAAGGGATTATACCGATAAGAGTCTGATGCGGACCATCCCGGACGGGCAACTCCTTTGGGTCATCGCAAACGGAAGCGATCCGGACACCACGGAAATGAAGGGATACAAGAAGAAGCTCTCGGAAGAGCAGATGTGGAGTCTCGTGCACTACATTCGGGCCTTTGCACAGTAGCGGGCCTCAATCTAGATGGAGGAATTATGCGTTTGCGTGTGTTGATGTTGGCCGTCATGTTCGGCAGTTTGGCCTCGGGGCTTGTGACGCTGCTCGCGCCGCAAGAGGCGAAAGCGATTCCGGCGTTTAGTCGGCAAACCGGAGAATCCTGCTCGACGTGCCATGCCGCGTTTCCTAAACTGAACCAAACAGGACAAAACTTTCGCACCAATGGTTTTCGCTTTCCTGAAGACAAAGAGTGGCACGACATCCAAGATATGAAACATGTCCCAATCTCTGGCGAGATTGAGGTCGAAGCAGAATTCAATAAGGATCGTGGCGTGGGAGCGGGTGGCCAGGAGACCTTGTTGAAGATCGATGAACTTGCCCTCTTAGCGGGGGCCCCGCTTGGGAAAGAGGGCCGATTTTCTGGCTACGGGGTACTGAATTTTTCCGAAGGCAATGTGGCAGTGGGGCAGGCCTATGGGCAAGTCAATGATCTCATCGGTCAAAAAGCCCATGGCCTACTCAATGTCAAACTCGGCCAGTTCGACATTGCCTTGCCGTTTCTCTCGTCCACCCAACGAGTGATTAAACAGCGGTATTTCGCGCAGGAGGCGCTAGGTGTGCTCGGTGCCCGTGGGGATGGAGGGAGCACAGAGGGCGAGGCGACTGAATACTACAACACGGGAGTTGAGCTCAACGGGCAAGTAGTCTCAAAAGAAGCCGGTGGGATCACCCACCGATATGCCGTCGGTATGTTCCAACCGAAATCGCTCGGCGGTATCAACCATCTCGGCTTTCCTGGCCTCTATGCCACCTATTCCATTCAATTTTTGGAGCGATTTACCCTGGGCGCCATCTATAAGCGAGACGTGGTAAATTCCGCGCTCGATCCGTTCGTCGCGTCTGGCAAGAAAGGGGTCGATAAATGGGGTATCGCAGGGGAAGTCAAGCTGGGTCCATTCATTGCCACTGCCGGATATTTTCGATCGGACGGTCTTCCGGACACCGGAAATGGCACGTTAACGAGCACCACTCACAATAGGACACTGCAAAATTACATGGCCGAGATCCTGTTCATTCCACACGATATACCGTTCATCCCTAACAAGAAACTTGTGCTAGGGGGACGTTTCGACCATATCGATCAGGAATTGGCCCAATCGAGTAGTCGTACAACCTTCATGGGTCGGTACTATATTGCCCCCAGTGTGTATATACAGGGAGAATGGCGCGTCCATGACGGGGGCAGTGTGGCGGGCACCTCGGCACAAGATTCATTTGGTGCCCGTGGCTTTCTCGTTGCGCTGTATTAAAGGTGCCGTTTGACAGAGTCCGCTTCGTGATGGGTAAAGTATGGGTAAGACTTCCCTACACGTATGAAATCGAGTGACCGTCTTGTACCGCACCATACTGAATCGGTGGTGCAGAAACTTCTCGAATGAATAGAAAAAGGGTCGGCATTCCATTTCTGCTGAGCGGGTTGTGCCTGTTCATCAGTGCCTGTGCTACGTCTGGTACGGTCGAAGACACCATCTTTTCGGATGGTCCTCGAGGTGCTGTGTTGCTCCAACACGTGGACGATTCATGGTTCACGACCGCCCATCCCGTCTCGGTGAGTCCTCTCCTGCTGACCCACATGTTGCGTGGCGTCCAGGTTCAACCAGCACCCGATGACCAGACGACGGCGCTGCGGGTTTTTTCTGACGAAGAGATAGCCTTTCTTAGCCCGTTGATGAGTACGGCCCTCTCCAAAGCCACAAAGAATCAGCTCGTGGCCTTCAGAGTGGCGCAGAGCACCGATCCCGGTGGAGCCATGACCGGTGGGCTGCTGTTTACCCGTGGACGACTCTTGCATTTGTGGCTGACCTACTACCGAGCCCCCAATATCAGAACAGACGCCGGAACCACGCTGGATCGTCAGGCTCGTAATCCGCAAGGGCTGGCACCTCGCCAGCTGCGTTTTGTTCCAGAAACAGCTCAGCGATCCAGTCACAACCAACAACCGGACGTGATCGATCCCCCTCCCCTCGCCACCCTTGTCATTGACTACACCATGCTCGCCACCGTGTTGAATCTGCCGTCTGAGGTTGCGCCAGCTCAGCCGCTTTCTGGAGATGCTCCTCTGCCTCCCGATCACGGAATCCCAGCTGCGCAAGCAACTCGAACCTCACCGAGTGAGGAGACCCGGGTGCTCAAAGAATTGGTGGAAAAACAAGCTATCGAACTCGATGCGCTGAAGGAAGATATGCGTGCGCTGCGCCGGAGGCTCTCCGAGAGGGAGGTCCCACCGTTGAACTCGCCGCTGCGCGAACAGAACCCCTAAGGGGAGTCAGTCGACAGCGGGCCTCATGTTCACGTACTGGGGTGAGTGTGCAGCGGTGCGCCGGGCACAGAAGGCTTTCACTGTTACATCATGAGAAAGATCCCGGACTGCGCTGTTATTTTGCCAAGGTGATTGGTACGGACAATAAGCAGGCCTTATGAAAGATGACGACGATGGCTACGATCCTACTGGTTGAAGACCATGACGACCTCCGTGCAAACATTCGCCTTCGGTTGGAGTTGGACCATCACCGAGTTGTGGAAGCTGCCGATGGGACAGAGGCACGTCAATACTGGAGATCGTTCACATTCGACCTGATCATCACTGCTTTTTCGATGCCGAGCATGAACGGGCAGGAGGTTATCCAGATGGTATCTGCCGGCCAGCCGACTCTCCCGATTATTCTGATGTCCGATGGAATAGAGGAATCTGTGCTCTTGTGTATTCTGCACCGCTTTCCGTCGGTTCGATATCTGCCGAAACAAATCATCAGTACTCACCTTCCAATCTATCTGAGCGACGCATTAAGGATGAAGCCTGCCATGTCCGATCGGCTATCAGATGCGCGACCGCAGTTGACGAAGACAGTCTAACGCGATTCCGGGGACTGTGTGGAGAGATCCTCTTGTTTTAAATGGTTTGGATGGGGGCTGCTATGCAAGCAGCAGCCTTGCTTGATGGTGTGCTGATCTGGCTCGAAGCGGACAGGCGCCGGGCAAATATGTTCGCAGCCGATGTCCTGAAGAATTGATCGGTACATATCTGACAAACTGGTTCCGACGCAATTGGGTAATGTGTCGATAGTCAGCCGTCGGATGGAGGGATACCTTGGTGCCCACCGGGTAGTGCGTCTCTTGTCCTCCCGGGAGAGACGTCCCTCCATCTTTCCCTCCTTGAACGATCTCAATGAGTTCAGTCACTATGGAGTGACGCCCCCCCCCCCTAATCTGCGCTGAAACACTTCATCGGGCAAAACATATCATCCGAATTCAAGTAGACGAATGCACAGCGGAATCCATGCAGTTCAACCGCGATGAAGAACTATGCAATAGTAGCCCGCATTATTCGTGAACACTTTTGCCGCAATCGTCAACCCGCTGCTCTGACACACCTGCGATCGGCGGCTCGTTCCTCGTATCCTCGACGTCCTACACGAGGACGCCTTAGACCCTCCGGGCTCCGTGCGCCGGTCTCACAACGCGCCTTGGTAATTTCACGACGAATTGCCATGAATAATGCGGGTTAGCCTGAGCGAACATTTTCCGGCTCTGCCAGTTCATTGTCACAGCTCGCTAAGCTATGCCCTATCGTGTGGGGGGTGAGGCGGACGAGCTTGCCTCTAGGGAGATTCGCAAGGGCCACGTGCCTGGACAGCAGCAAGCAAACTATCTTTGGCTTTGAAGGAGTGTGAGTGGCGCTTTACTGACGGCAGTCACCCTCTCCGGCTCAAAGAACTCATGTGCTGGTACCAATCGGCCGAGCATGAGTGTTTAGCGATGACAGTCCCTTCTTGATCGTGAGGCTGTGCACGTCTTCTTCTCAGTGAGATGCCTTTTGTCTGTAAAAGCGTGTATTTGATGACCCATGCGGGAAGGGGAGATTCTTCGTTCAATCCGATCTCTGTAACAAACACGCGAGGGTGGTGGTGAAACAATGGCCACGCTCAAGATGAGTGCTCAAGATCTCTCGCGTACGACTGATGACTGTACGCTGCGTACGCATATTCATACGTACGTGAACCCCTACGTTGTGAGAATGATTCAGTGTGGGATAATTATCCCAGTTCATTAAAAGCGGATTAATTGAGGCAACTGTATTCGTGTAGGCATACGCCACATCCTGGCGCCTCATTGCAAAACATTCATCAATCGGGCTTTGCAACTTACTTTTGTGTTCTTGGAAATCGTTAGCAACTGATGAATAGCGTGGGGAAAATATCCCAACTATGCAGCGCGTGTCGTCGCTGTATCGCATAATGCTCGCGACCATATTCACTCGAAGCAATTGTGTGGTTGTAGTTCTCGCCCTACGACAATAAGGCTCAAAAATACCATCCATATACTCCATGGATTCGTCCTTCGGAGCGTCTTCACCTTCCTAACTCTTTGAAAAGTAGGAAGTCATACGCGTGTATTTGCAAAACAATTCACTGCAGGCGCCTGCAAGGCATGACTGTTGCTCCAGATGCACTGCATGCAACACAAGCTTTGTGAACAGTTCTTTAGCGTCGACCGGCTGTGGTTGTGCACCATGGCGGATGTGTTTACGTAGCGACCTTCCATAGACCACTCAGGACGAGCGTAAGGGCAAAACGCGAGGTTGGGCCAGGGCGTGGGGCGGTCATGTTTTTAATGATCGTATCCCGTGCAGGGACTTCTTTGTCCCGAAAGAGTCGTGCCTTGGTGGGAAATGCAGGTGTTCTGGAGAACGGTTGTAGGAAGTGGGATGCGTAGGCAGGTAGGGCTGACAAAGCGTTCTCAAGCATGTGCCGAGGTCATGCTTGTTGAAGGGGATGGCAGCCTCGGACATGAAATTGGAAAAGGAGGAGAACATGAAGATCACCAAGCGAGGTCTTGCGGTACTGGGTGCAGCGATCGTGGCATGGCCCATCGGGGTGCTTGCAGGAGAATTCAAGACGCCGATCGCCCCCGAGGAATTCCAAAAAATGGCGAACCCGGTCCCGCCCAATGCCGAAGTCGTGAAAGAGGCGCCGAGTGTGTACGAAAGCAAATGTAGCAAGTGTCACGGTGACAGGGGGGATGGCAAAGGCTCTGCCACGAAGGGTTTGGACGTGAAACCACGGAATTATACGAACAGGTCCGTGATGGAAAAAATTCCTGACGGCCAGCTGTTTTGGATCATCGCCAATGGAAGTGACCCAGAGGCAACTGAGATGGGGGCATACAAGAAAAAGCTCTCGGAAGAGCAGATGTGGGCGCTCGTCCACTACATTCGCACATTCATGCGCTGATCACGCGAGATCTGGAACAAGAAAGGAAACAGAATGCCAAAGAGATGGTTCTCATGTGCAGTTATGCTCGGGGTTGTGGGATCGGTGGTATCAACAGTCTTGGTCCCCAAAGAGGCCGAGGCCATCCCCGCGTTCAGCCGGCAGACAGAAAAGTCCTGTTCGACCTGTCATCAAGCACTCCCTAAGCTTAATCAAACAGGCCAAAGTTTTCGGATGAACGGATTCCGATTTCCGGAAGACAAGGAGTGGACCGACATCCAAGATATGAAGCACGTCCCGGTCTCCACGCGTATTATCGTGGAAGCCGAATACAACAATGCGGACAACAGTAAGCCGACCTCCAAGCTGGGAGTGGCCACCATTGAACTCATGGCTGGGGCGCCAGTGGGTACGACGGGGGTGTTTTCTCCGTACATTGATATCGGCTATGCGAATCGTACGCTCGCGGTCAATCAAGCATATGGACAGATCAATGACCTGCTCGGTCCCACCGGCCAGGGCTTATTGAATCTTCGATTCGGCCAATTCGAT is drawn from Nitrospira sp. and contains these coding sequences:
- a CDS encoding c-type cytochrome → MKITKRGLAVLGAAIVAWPIGVLAGEFKTPIAPEEFQKMANPVPPNAEVVKEAPSVYESKCSKCHGDRGDGKGSATKGLDVKPRNYTNRSVMEKIPDGQLFWIIANGSDPEATEMGAYKKKLSEEQMWALVHYIRTFMR
- a CDS encoding response regulator, which codes for MATILLVEDHDDLRANIRLRLELDHHRVVEAADGTEARQYWRSFTFDLIITAFSMPSMNGQEVIQMVSAGQPTLPIILMSDGIEESVLLCILHRFPSVRYLPKQIISTHLPIYLSDALRMKPAMSDRLSDARPQLTKTV
- a CDS encoding c-type cytochrome, with product MPELVVRIEEGTHMKITNLWRTLLIAGIVVWPLIGDATDRKTPTAPEEFLKMANPVTPTAEMLKEAATIYDSRCSKCHGSGGNGKGSATKDLDVKPRDYTDKSLMRTIPDGQLLWVIANGSDPDTTEMKGYKKKLSEEQMWSLVHYIRAFAQ